Proteins co-encoded in one Pongo pygmaeus isolate AG05252 chromosome 23, NHGRI_mPonPyg2-v2.0_pri, whole genome shotgun sequence genomic window:
- the RASD2 gene encoding GTP-binding protein Rhes isoform X1 has protein sequence MPAILALSQPRAMMKTLSSGNCTLSVPAKNSYRMVVLGASRVGKSSIVSRFLNGRFEDQYTPTIEDFHRKVYNIRGDMYQLDILDTSGNHPFPAMRRLSILTGDVFILVFSLDNRESFDEVKRLQKQILEVKSCLKNKTKEAAELPMVICGNKNDHGELCRQVPTTEAELLVSGDENCAYFEVSAKKNTNVDEMFYVLFSMAKLPHEMSPALHRKISVQYGDAFHPRPFCMRRVKEMDAYGMVSPFARRPSVNSDLKYIKAKVLREGQARERDKCTIQ, from the exons ATGCCTGCTATTCTCGCTTTGTCACAGCCCCGAGCCATGATGAAGACTTTGTCCAGCGGGAACTGCACGCTCAGTGTGCCCGCCAAAAACTCATACCGCATGGTGGTGCTGGGCGCCTCTCGGGTGGGCAAGAGCTCCATCGTGTCTCGCTTCCTCAATGGCCGCTTCGAGGACCAGTACACACCCACCATCGAGGACTTCCACCGCAAGGTGTACAACATCCGCGGCGACATGTACCAGCTCGACATCCTGGATACCTCTGGCAACCACCCCTTCCCCGCCATGCGCAGGCTGTCCATCCTCACAG GGGATGTCTTCATCCTGGTGTTCAGCCTGGATAACCGGGAGTCCTTCGATGAGGTCAAGCGCCTCCAGAAGCAGATCCTGGAGGTCAAGTCCTGCCTGAAGAACAAGACCAAGGAGGCGGCAGAGCTGCCCATGGTCATCTGTGGCAACAAGAACGACCACGGCGAGCTCTGCCGCCAGGTGCCCACCACCGAGGCCGAGCTGCTGGTGTCGGGCGACGAGAACTGCGCCTACTTCGAGGTGTCGGCCAAGAAGAACACCAACGTGGACGAGATGTTCTACGTGCTCTTCAGCATGGCCAAGCTGCCGCACGAGATGAGCCCCGCCCTGCATCGCAAAATCTCTGTGCAGTACGGTGACGCCTTCCACCCCAGGCCCTTCTGCATGCGCCGCGTCAAGGAGATGGACGCCTATGGCATGGTCTCGCCCTTCGCCCGCCGCCCCAGCGTCAACAGTGACCTCAAGTACATCAAGGCCAAGGTCCTTCGGGAAGGCCAGGCCCGTGAGAGGGACAAGTGCACCATCCAGTGA
- the RASD2 gene encoding GTP-binding protein Rhes isoform X2: MMKTLSSGNCTLSVPAKNSYRMVVLGASRVGKSSIVSRFLNGRFEDQYTPTIEDFHRKVYNIRGDMYQLDILDTSGNHPFPAMRRLSILTGDVFILVFSLDNRESFDEVKRLQKQILEVKSCLKNKTKEAAELPMVICGNKNDHGELCRQVPTTEAELLVSGDENCAYFEVSAKKNTNVDEMFYVLFSMAKLPHEMSPALHRKISVQYGDAFHPRPFCMRRVKEMDAYGMVSPFARRPSVNSDLKYIKAKVLREGQARERDKCTIQ, translated from the exons ATGATGAAGACTTTGTCCAGCGGGAACTGCACGCTCAGTGTGCCCGCCAAAAACTCATACCGCATGGTGGTGCTGGGCGCCTCTCGGGTGGGCAAGAGCTCCATCGTGTCTCGCTTCCTCAATGGCCGCTTCGAGGACCAGTACACACCCACCATCGAGGACTTCCACCGCAAGGTGTACAACATCCGCGGCGACATGTACCAGCTCGACATCCTGGATACCTCTGGCAACCACCCCTTCCCCGCCATGCGCAGGCTGTCCATCCTCACAG GGGATGTCTTCATCCTGGTGTTCAGCCTGGATAACCGGGAGTCCTTCGATGAGGTCAAGCGCCTCCAGAAGCAGATCCTGGAGGTCAAGTCCTGCCTGAAGAACAAGACCAAGGAGGCGGCAGAGCTGCCCATGGTCATCTGTGGCAACAAGAACGACCACGGCGAGCTCTGCCGCCAGGTGCCCACCACCGAGGCCGAGCTGCTGGTGTCGGGCGACGAGAACTGCGCCTACTTCGAGGTGTCGGCCAAGAAGAACACCAACGTGGACGAGATGTTCTACGTGCTCTTCAGCATGGCCAAGCTGCCGCACGAGATGAGCCCCGCCCTGCATCGCAAAATCTCTGTGCAGTACGGTGACGCCTTCCACCCCAGGCCCTTCTGCATGCGCCGCGTCAAGGAGATGGACGCCTATGGCATGGTCTCGCCCTTCGCCCGCCGCCCCAGCGTCAACAGTGACCTCAAGTACATCAAGGCCAAGGTCCTTCGGGAAGGCCAGGCCCGTGAGAGGGACAAGTGCACCATCCAGTGA